In Candidatus Cetobacterium colombiensis, one genomic interval encodes:
- a CDS encoding sigma-70 family RNA polymerase sigma factor, whose protein sequence is MKVREFEKEILKNCIEDKDFVNFLKNNKDLKLDVENVDIRKEEKVEENNYVVESIVGEYLEEISYIQPLSKEEIENILETLDEEESSHKLVEANLREVANIAFDYLVAGIDYLDLIQEGNIGIIKALEEYRPSNGDVLDYIKLWARREMVFFVDEKVETEKYMYKGYFSKRREELLEHEIVAELEDETEEEVSLEEKSEVIEEKMNEVEKLDYTSVYKKISHLEEEVLKRYYGLVGEKRESLFEIENALDLKRGEGEQIFEEALTKISLGGGRSLKI, encoded by the coding sequence ATGAAAGTAAGAGAGTTTGAAAAAGAAATATTAAAAAATTGTATTGAAGATAAAGATTTTGTAAATTTTTTAAAGAATAATAAAGATTTAAAATTGGATGTTGAAAATGTAGATATAAGAAAAGAAGAAAAAGTTGAGGAAAATAACTATGTTGTTGAAAGTATAGTAGGAGAATATTTAGAAGAGATTTCTTATATTCAACCACTTTCAAAAGAAGAGATTGAAAATATTTTAGAAACGCTAGATGAGGAGGAAAGTTCTCATAAATTAGTAGAAGCTAATTTAAGAGAAGTTGCAAATATAGCTTTCGATTATCTAGTGGCTGGAATTGACTACTTAGATTTGATTCAAGAGGGAAATATAGGTATTATAAAAGCTTTAGAAGAGTATAGACCATCTAATGGTGATGTGTTAGACTATATTAAATTATGGGCAAGAAGAGAGATGGTATTTTTTGTAGACGAAAAAGTTGAAACAGAAAAATATATGTATAAAGGTTATTTCTCAAAAAGAAGAGAAGAACTTCTTGAGCATGAAATTGTAGCAGAGCTAGAAGATGAAACAGAAGAGGAAGTTTCTTTAGAAGAAAAATCAGAAGTAATAGAAGAAAAAATGAATGAAGTTGAAAAACTTGATTATACTTCAGTATATAAAAAAATATCTCATCTAGAGGAAGAAGTATTAAAAAGATACTATGGATTAGTTGGAGAAAAGAGAGAATCATTATTTGAAATTGAAAACGCTTTAGATTTAAAAAGAGGAGAGGGAGAGCAAATTTTTGAAGAAGCTCTAACAAAAATATCTTTAGGAGGAGGAAGAAGTTTAAAGATATGA
- the dnaG gene encoding DNA primase: MKYKSEDIDLLLQQLHIEDVVGEFVDLKKTGANYKGLCPFHQDNNPSFVVSPNKNICKCFVCGAGGNPIKFYSEYKKISFVEAVEELAKKYNIPIKKVGNNKIDSNKEYYEIMEHAHNYYKEEIFKNTARYALEYLSKRKINPKLIKENEIGYAPNEWTGLYDYLIKKGFEKKKIFDLGLAKENEKGIYDAFRNRIIFPIYSVGGKVIAFGGRSLEDSKDIPKYINSQETPIFTKGRNLYGFIQKGSNIKKKNYSILMEGYMDVLSAHSYGFDVALAPLGTALTDEQAQLLKKYTNNVILSFDMDEAGQKATERSILILKAEGFNIRVLSYKDAKDPDDYLKKYGKEAFLKVVKESLEAFDYLYLRYSSEYSLEDHMSKQNFINRFKDFFQCLESDLEKSLYIDKLSKSLNVDSDVLKSILITNNKKRIKNTYEKKEESKDLDEKGLCNLEKLTLALVLSENDYINDFKDKGITSSLGKKILQYIEFLQENQERSNNIIRDIILTGNLTQEEEKELVNISLISIDDYSSKLEIEKGFQIIYMSWFILELKEALKERSNLLKHIQLKKIEDKLKQHIEFNDLRALYSEFKTINA; this comes from the coding sequence ATGAAGTATAAATCAGAAGATATTGATTTATTGTTACAACAATTACATATTGAAGATGTTGTAGGAGAATTTGTTGATTTGAAAAAAACAGGGGCTAACTATAAAGGCTTATGTCCATTTCATCAAGATAATAATCCATCATTTGTAGTGAGTCCAAACAAAAATATTTGTAAGTGTTTTGTTTGTGGTGCTGGTGGGAATCCTATAAAATTCTATTCAGAGTATAAAAAAATATCTTTTGTTGAAGCAGTAGAAGAGTTAGCAAAAAAATATAATATTCCAATAAAAAAAGTAGGAAATAATAAAATTGATTCGAATAAAGAGTACTACGAAATTATGGAACATGCTCATAATTATTACAAAGAAGAAATATTTAAAAATACAGCTAGGTATGCTTTAGAATATCTTTCAAAAAGAAAAATAAATCCAAAGTTAATAAAAGAAAATGAGATAGGTTATGCTCCAAATGAATGGACAGGTCTTTATGACTACCTAATAAAAAAGGGATTTGAAAAGAAAAAGATATTCGATTTAGGTTTGGCTAAGGAAAATGAGAAGGGAATATATGATGCCTTTAGAAATAGAATAATTTTTCCAATTTACTCAGTAGGTGGAAAGGTTATTGCTTTTGGAGGAAGGTCATTAGAGGACAGTAAAGATATTCCAAAATATATAAACTCTCAAGAAACCCCAATTTTTACTAAAGGAAGAAACCTGTATGGATTTATTCAAAAGGGAAGTAATATAAAAAAGAAAAATTATTCAATTTTAATGGAAGGGTATATGGATGTATTATCAGCTCATTCATATGGTTTTGATGTAGCTTTAGCTCCATTAGGAACAGCTTTAACAGATGAACAAGCACAACTATTAAAAAAATATACGAATAATGTTATATTATCTTTTGATATGGATGAAGCAGGACAAAAAGCTACAGAAAGATCTATATTAATTTTAAAAGCAGAAGGATTTAATATAAGGGTTTTATCTTATAAAGATGCAAAAGATCCAGATGATTATCTTAAAAAATATGGAAAAGAAGCATTTTTAAAAGTTGTAAAAGAATCTTTAGAGGCTTTTGATTATCTGTACTTGAGATATTCTTCAGAGTATAGCTTAGAGGATCACATGTCTAAACAAAACTTTATAAATAGATTTAAAGATTTTTTCCAATGTTTAGAAAGTGATCTTGAAAAAAGTTTATATATTGATAAATTGAGTAAGTCTTTAAATGTCGATTCTGATGTTTTGAAATCAATATTAATAACTAATAACAAGAAAAGAATAAAAAATACTTACGAAAAAAAAGAGGAAAGCAAAGATTTAGACGAAAAAGGACTATGTAATCTTGAGAAATTGACATTGGCATTAGTTCTTTCAGAAAATGATTATATAAATGATTTTAAAGATAAAGGTATTACAAGTAGTTTAGGTAAGAAAATACTTCAATATATAGAGTTTTTACAAGAGAACCAAGAAAGAAGCAATAATATAATAAGAGATATAATTTTAACAGGAAATCTTACTCAAGAAGAGGAAAAGGAATTAGTAAACATATCTTTAATTTCAATAGACGATTATTCAAGTAAATTGGAAATTGAAAAAGGATTCCAAATTATTTATATGTCATGGTTTATATTAGAGTTAAAAGAAGCTTTAAAAGAAAGAAGTAACTTATTAAAACATATTCAGTTAAAGAAAATAGAGGACAAATTGAAACAACATATAGAGTTCAATGACCTTCGCGCATTATATAGTGAATTTAAAACTATAAATGCTTAA
- the rpoD gene encoding RNA polymerase sigma factor RpoD: protein MKEFIKNEKVLALLRKAMENKVISYEEINSQLSSDFPPERIEFLINGMTEQGIKIISQEDVKKQENIKKKDEGKKDVKKIITPIVKRPVVELEDEDDEEDKTATREYSDEFDFNPDEIEEVTEDDLVNDDLFSITGDMEVDEPIKMYLREIGQIPLLTHEEELGYAKAALEGDEYSQQQLIEANLRLVVSIAKKHTNRGLKLLDLIQEGNIGLMKAVEKFEYSKGYKFSTYATWWIRQAITRAIADQGRTIRIPVHMIETINKIKKEARIYLQETGKDATPEVLADRLGMEVEKIKSIQEMNQDPISLETPVGSEEDSELGDFVEDNKMQNPYELTNRTLLREQLNDVLKTLSSREEQVLIFRYGLNDGAPKTLEEVGKIFKVTRERIRQIEVKALRKLRHPSRRKKLEDFKV, encoded by the coding sequence ATGAAGGAGTTTATAAAAAATGAAAAGGTTTTAGCTTTATTAAGAAAGGCAATGGAAAATAAAGTAATAAGCTATGAAGAGATTAATAGCCAATTAAGTTCGGACTTTCCACCAGAAAGAATAGAGTTTTTAATAAATGGTATGACAGAGCAGGGAATTAAAATAATTTCTCAAGAAGATGTAAAAAAACAGGAAAACATAAAGAAAAAAGACGAAGGAAAAAAAGACGTAAAAAAAATTATAACTCCGATAGTAAAAAGACCTGTTGTTGAATTAGAAGATGAAGATGATGAAGAGGATAAAACAGCTACTCGTGAATATTCAGATGAGTTTGATTTTAATCCAGATGAAATAGAAGAAGTAACTGAAGATGATTTAGTAAATGATGATCTTTTTAGTATTACTGGAGATATGGAAGTTGATGAACCTATAAAAATGTATTTAAGAGAAATAGGTCAAATTCCATTATTAACTCATGAAGAAGAGTTAGGTTATGCTAAAGCTGCTTTAGAAGGGGACGAGTATTCTCAACAGCAACTGATTGAAGCAAACCTTAGACTAGTTGTAAGTATCGCTAAAAAACATACAAATAGAGGTTTAAAATTATTAGATTTAATTCAAGAAGGAAACATAGGTCTAATGAAAGCCGTAGAAAAGTTTGAATATAGTAAAGGATATAAATTTTCAACATATGCTACATGGTGGATAAGACAAGCTATAACAAGAGCTATAGCAGATCAGGGAAGAACAATACGTATTCCAGTTCACATGATTGAAACAATAAATAAAATTAAAAAAGAAGCTAGAATTTATCTTCAAGAAACAGGAAAAGATGCTACCCCAGAAGTTTTAGCTGATAGATTAGGAATGGAAGTTGAAAAGATAAAGAGCATTCAAGAGATGAATCAAGATCCTATATCTTTAGAGACTCCAGTAGGAAGTGAAGAAGATAGTGAATTAGGAGATTTCGTAGAAGATAATAAAATGCAAAATCCTTATGAACTAACAAATAGAACTTTATTAAGAGAGCAATTAAATGATGTTTTAAAAACTTTAAGTAGTAGAGAGGAACAAGTTTTAATCTTTAGATACGGATTAAACGATGGTGCTCCTAAAACTCTAGAGGAAGTTGGAAAGATTTTTAAAGTAACAAGAGAGAGAATCAGACAAATAGAGGTAAAAGCACTTAGAAAGTTAAGACATCCAAGTAGAAGAAAGAAGTTAGAAGATTTTAAAGTATAG
- a CDS encoding sigma-54 dependent transcriptional regulator, which translates to MKKSILVVSERKETLKQVRKSLSEVYEIITFNNLLDALDMLRESDFDVVLLDEYLTWFNFSEAKRKLNGIGKDFVVIGLLDEENETLIQEMKDADIYNYLLKPVDVKEMNRIMIPALRSLEIVKEKRKLEEKLSDTEDENEIIGQSARVKEVKNLIDKVAESDLTVLITGENGVGKELIAKEIFKKSDRRKENYITISCASLPEDLIERELFGYERGAFLGATTSKKGILEEADGGTVFLDEISAMDLKAQSKVLRVIEYGEFRRVGGNKSRRVDVRFIVSTNKDLKEETEKGKFRKDLYHRLTAFPIEVPPLRDRKDDIPMLANYFLNKIVKDLRTEIPVISGDAMKYLMEYSYPGNIRELKNMIERMVILCNDRTIDVEDLPLEIKMKSDTVENKTVIGVGPLKNILEQEIYALDEVEKVVIAMALQKTRWNKQETSKLLGIGRTTLYEKIRKYGLDTK; encoded by the coding sequence ATGAAAAAATCGATATTAGTGGTTTCAGAAAGAAAAGAAACATTAAAACAAGTAAGAAAATCTTTATCAGAAGTTTATGAAATAATAACATTTAATAACTTATTAGATGCATTAGATATGTTAAGAGAGAGTGATTTTGATGTAGTTTTACTAGATGAGTATTTAACTTGGTTTAACTTTTCAGAAGCAAAAAGAAAATTAAACGGAATTGGAAAGGATTTCGTTGTAATTGGTTTATTAGATGAGGAAAACGAGACATTAATTCAAGAAATGAAAGATGCAGATATTTATAACTACTTATTAAAACCAGTAGATGTAAAAGAAATGAACAGAATAATGATTCCTGCATTAAGAAGTTTAGAAATAGTAAAAGAAAAAAGAAAGTTAGAAGAGAAACTTTCTGATACAGAGGATGAAAATGAAATCATCGGACAATCAGCTAGAGTAAAAGAAGTTAAAAACTTAATTGATAAAGTTGCAGAGAGTGACTTAACTGTTTTAATAACTGGTGAAAACGGTGTAGGTAAAGAGTTAATTGCTAAAGAAATATTCAAGAAGAGTGATAGAAGAAAAGAGAACTATATAACTATTTCTTGTGCTTCATTACCAGAAGATTTAATTGAAAGAGAGTTATTTGGTTACGAAAGAGGAGCTTTCTTAGGAGCTACAACAAGTAAAAAAGGAATCTTAGAAGAAGCAGATGGAGGAACAGTTTTCTTAGATGAAATATCTGCAATGGATTTAAAAGCTCAATCTAAAGTTTTAAGAGTTATTGAGTATGGAGAGTTTAGAAGAGTTGGAGGAAATAAATCAAGAAGAGTAGATGTAAGATTTATTGTTTCAACTAATAAAGATTTAAAAGAGGAAACAGAAAAAGGAAAATTCAGAAAAGATCTATATCATAGACTAACTGCTTTCCCAATTGAGGTTCCACCTTTAAGAGATAGAAAAGATGATATCCCAATGTTAGCAAACTACTTCTTAAATAAAATAGTAAAAGATTTAAGAACAGAAATTCCTGTAATTTCTGGAGATGCAATGAAATACTTAATGGAGTATTCATATCCTGGAAATATAAGAGAATTAAAAAATATGATTGAAAGAATGGTAATTTTATGTAACGATAGAACTATTGATGTAGAAGATTTACCACTTGAAATTAAAATGAAATCTGATACAGTTGAGAATAAAACTGTTATTGGAGTAGGACCTTTAAAAAATATATTAGAGCAAGAAATCTATGCTTTAGATGAAGTTGAGAAAGTTGTAATAGCTATGGCGTTACAAAAAACAAGATGGAACAAGCAAGAGACTTCTAAGCTTTTAGGAATCGGAAGAACAACTCTTTATGAGAAAATAAGAAAATACGGATTAGACACAAAATAA
- a CDS encoding ribosomal-processing cysteine protease Prp, which translates to MTEIEVFKKNGKVVRYRANGHAEYAEYGQDIVCAAISMAMQFPLGGLQEILDITPKFEIDSDGYLDVDMRGMNFSNKEKEVHVLLDTMVLMLKELSKGYPKHIKLVEKEEI; encoded by the coding sequence ATGACAGAGATTGAAGTATTTAAAAAAAATGGTAAAGTAGTTAGATACAGAGCCAATGGTCATGCTGAATATGCTGAGTACGGGCAAGATATTGTTTGTGCTGCAATTTCCATGGCAATGCAATTTCCGTTAGGAGGATTGCAAGAGATTTTGGATATAACGCCAAAATTTGAAATTGACTCCGATGGGTACTTAGACGTTGATATGAGGGGAATGAATTTTTCTAATAAAGAAAAAGAAGTTCATGTATTATTAGATACAATGGTATTAATGTTGAAAGAACTATCTAAGGGTTATCCTAAACACATAAAGCTTGTAGAGAAGGAGGAAATTTAG
- the rplU gene encoding 50S ribosomal protein L21: MYAVIKTGGKQYKVAVGEVLRVEKLNAEVNTTVELTEVLLVSNNGEVKVGTPVVEGAKVVAEVVAQGKGAKVVNFKYKPKTGYHRKKGHRQLFTEIKVTAINA, from the coding sequence ATGTACGCAGTTATAAAAACTGGAGGAAAACAGTACAAAGTTGCAGTAGGTGAAGTATTAAGAGTTGAAAAACTAAATGCTGAGGTTAACACAACTGTAGAATTAACAGAGGTTCTTTTAGTATCAAACAATGGAGAGGTTAAAGTTGGAACTCCTGTTGTTGAAGGTGCTAAAGTAGTTGCAGAGGTTGTTGCTCAAGGTAAAGGAGCTAAAGTTGTTAACTTCAAATACAAGCCAAAGACTGGATATCACAGAAAGAAAGGTCACAGACAACTTTTCACTGAGATCAAAGTTACAGCAATCAACGCATAA
- a CDS encoding Nif3-like dinuclear metal center hexameric protein, translating into MKLSKLISFLEDKFPAFLSEEWDNVGLLVGKRDLKINGILLSLDITEKVIDKAIECGANLIITHHPMIFKPMKNITTDSLTGKKIIRLIENGISVYSMHTNLDSGKNGLNDFLGENILGFKNGKILDSIEKNGREFGIGRVYKLENILTIENLSQLLKEKLKLNSINIVKSNEEKEIKKVALISGAGASYWRKAKKLGAQVLITGDVKYHEAMDAKEENFSLIDIGHFESEWIFSNLLEDLIKKEFEIDIKIFNDGPVFEKM; encoded by the coding sequence ATGAAACTAAGTAAACTTATAAGTTTTTTAGAAGATAAATTTCCTGCTTTTTTATCAGAAGAGTGGGATAACGTTGGTTTGTTAGTAGGAAAAAGAGATTTAAAAATAAATGGAATACTATTGTCTTTGGATATAACAGAAAAAGTTATTGATAAGGCAATTGAATGTGGTGCAAACTTAATTATAACTCATCATCCAATGATATTTAAACCTATGAAAAATATAACAACAGATAGCTTAACTGGAAAAAAAATTATAAGATTAATTGAAAATGGAATTTCAGTATATTCAATGCACACTAATTTAGATTCTGGAAAAAATGGATTAAATGATTTTTTAGGTGAAAATATATTGGGGTTTAAAAATGGGAAAATATTAGATTCAATTGAAAAGAATGGTAGAGAGTTTGGAATTGGAAGAGTTTATAAATTAGAAAATATTTTAACTATAGAAAATTTATCTCAACTGCTAAAAGAAAAGTTAAAATTAAACAGTATAAATATAGTGAAATCTAATGAAGAAAAAGAAATTAAAAAAGTGGCTTTAATTAGTGGAGCAGGAGCATCTTATTGGAGAAAAGCTAAAAAATTAGGAGCACAAGTTCTAATTACAGGAGATGTAAAATATCATGAGGCAATGGACGCAAAAGAGGAAAACTTTAGTCTAATTGATATAGGTCATTTTGAAAGTGAGTGGATATTTTCAAATCTATTAGAAGATTTAATAAAAAAAGAGTTTGAAATAGATATAAAAATATTTAACGATGGCCCAGTATTCGAAAAAATGTAA
- the rpmA gene encoding 50S ribosomal protein L27, which yields MLFTLNIQLFAKKKGQGSVKNGRDSNPNYLGVKKYDGEVVKAGNIIVRQRGNKFHAGNNMGCGKDHTLFALIDGYVKFERLGRDKKQVSVYAEKAN from the coding sequence ATGCTATTTACATTAAATATACAATTATTTGCGAAGAAAAAAGGACAAGGTTCTGTTAAGAACGGAAGAGATTCTAATCCAAATTACCTTGGAGTTAAGAAGTATGATGGAGAGGTTGTAAAAGCTGGAAACATCATCGTTAGACAAAGAGGAAACAAATTCCACGCTGGAAACAACATGGGATGTGGAAAAGATCATACTCTATTCGCATTAATCGATGGATACGTAAAGTTCGAGAGATTAGGAAGAGACAAGAAGCAAGTTTCAGTTTACGCTGAGAAAGCTAACTAA
- a CDS encoding peptidylprolyl isomerase, with product MAIRKFRRNMKPVIWVITIFFLISLIAGYAMSFKSHSSNTQLAFKLNGKKVSMVEAHRSMAIMAENYKRYLGPSIDPELMNTVSFNELINRNLLLEMADKLKIKVSSSEIKAQMDQIKAAFPDKEQFKKALLSQGYTTKSLEKEIEDNLILQKVSDEITKGVSLTSEEINDYYQEYKYTMFQGKPLEDVKAQIEEALKLQKGTEIYTKDISEARAKMKLEDLDKNFDAYMEKEDFEFDGMKVTNVEYAKRVLNTLAMTKGNLEEAKEMAKSSIESEIKLLKAAEAQGIKVDSVLPLDLQVANAVKELYGKLKSEVKFTQEDLKAFFEENQLNYDVMKSADANIAILKVQPTEADDQKAKDKADQILKEVTKENFAEMAKKYSEGPSGPNGGSLGTFKKGDMVKPFEDAAFSGVSGEVYPEVVKTQFGYHIIFVQDKDEKNETVTASHILIIPEPSEETLNSKNEEVSQIVKDLTDKTITFEDLKNDKNIVFSEKIDGITEEGFIPGLGYNEELAKAIYTSKIGEVGFIKDQKDYIIYKKDSQVEEKKADFQEFENQVKADYINAKAQEALKEIELSTQNTEN from the coding sequence ATGGCAATTAGAAAGTTTAGAAGAAATATGAAACCAGTTATATGGGTAATAACAATATTCTTTTTAATAAGTTTGATAGCTGGTTATGCAATGTCATTTAAGAGTCATTCATCAAATACTCAACTGGCGTTTAAGTTAAATGGGAAAAAAGTTTCGATGGTAGAAGCTCATAGATCAATGGCGATAATGGCAGAAAATTACAAGAGATACTTAGGACCAAGTATAGACCCAGAGCTTATGAATACAGTATCTTTTAATGAGTTAATCAACAGAAACCTTTTACTAGAAATGGCAGATAAGCTAAAAATAAAAGTTTCTAGCTCAGAAATAAAAGCTCAAATGGACCAAATAAAAGCAGCATTCCCTGATAAAGAGCAATTTAAAAAAGCTCTTTTAAGTCAAGGTTATACAACAAAAAGCTTAGAAAAAGAGATTGAAGATAATCTTATTTTACAAAAAGTTTCAGATGAGATAACTAAAGGAGTGAGCTTAACTTCAGAAGAAATAAATGATTACTATCAAGAATATAAATACACAATGTTCCAAGGGAAGCCTTTAGAAGATGTAAAAGCTCAAATTGAAGAAGCTTTAAAATTACAAAAAGGTACAGAGATTTATACTAAAGATATTTCAGAAGCAAGAGCTAAAATGAAGTTAGAAGATTTAGATAAAAACTTTGATGCTTATATGGAAAAAGAAGATTTTGAATTTGATGGAATGAAAGTAACAAATGTTGAGTATGCTAAAAGAGTATTAAATACTTTAGCTATGACTAAGGGGAATTTAGAAGAAGCAAAAGAGATGGCAAAATCATCAATTGAATCTGAAATAAAACTTTTAAAAGCTGCAGAAGCTCAAGGTATTAAAGTAGATTCTGTTTTACCTTTAGATCTTCAAGTTGCAAATGCAGTTAAAGAACTTTATGGAAAATTAAAGTCAGAAGTTAAATTTACTCAAGAAGACTTAAAAGCATTTTTCGAAGAAAATCAATTAAATTATGATGTAATGAAGAGTGCAGACGCTAATATTGCAATTTTAAAAGTTCAACCAACAGAAGCTGATGATCAAAAAGCAAAAGATAAAGCTGACCAAATTTTAAAAGAAGTTACTAAAGAAAATTTTGCTGAAATGGCTAAAAAATATTCAGAAGGACCAAGTGGACCAAATGGAGGATCTTTAGGAACGTTTAAAAAAGGAGATATGGTAAAACCTTTTGAAGATGCAGCTTTCTCTGGAGTGTCTGGAGAAGTATATCCAGAAGTAGTAAAAACTCAATTTGGATACCATATAATTTTTGTTCAAGATAAAGATGAAAAAAATGAAACAGTAACAGCAAGCCATATTTTAATAATTCCAGAGCCATCAGAAGAAACACTAAATTCTAAGAATGAAGAAGTTTCTCAGATTGTAAAGGATTTAACTGATAAAACAATAACTTTTGAAGATTTAAAAAATGATAAAAATATTGTTTTCTCTGAAAAAATAGACGGAATAACAGAAGAAGGATTTATTCCAGGATTAGGATACAATGAAGAATTAGCTAAAGCTATCTACACTTCAAAAATAGGAGAAGTTGGATTTATAAAAGATCAAAAAGATTATATAATTTATAAAAAAGATTCTCAAGTTGAAGAAAAGAAAGCAGATTTCCAAGAATTTGAAAATCAAGTGAAAGCTGATTACATTAATGCAAAAGCTCAAGAAGCATTAAAAGAAATTGAGTTAAGCACACAAAATACTGAAAACTAA
- a CDS encoding TetR/AcrR family transcriptional regulator, translated as MTKRDRIKRTATILFAANGIRNTKIEDIANVLEMAKGGFYYYFKSKEELLHEIMDNSVISRKEFLKEVGDLNISFEDKLKMIVTRRLSLRDDRYNLFLFAKIFENGEISLTQDDYMKRDIIFSEFLKKNKEHIKDEYRDEIEKIRAILSTSLTVLLLYLIAQTGVTVTDEESYKEMIQKYSTLDINREVEMFYNLYLKSMIK; from the coding sequence ATGACGAAAAGAGATCGTATAAAAAGAACTGCAACAATTTTATTTGCAGCAAATGGGATTAGAAATACAAAAATAGAAGATATTGCCAATGTTTTGGAAATGGCAAAGGGTGGATTTTATTATTATTTTAAAAGTAAAGAGGAATTATTACATGAGATAATGGATAACTCTGTTATAAGTAGAAAAGAGTTTTTAAAAGAGGTTGGAGATTTAAACATCTCTTTTGAAGATAAGTTAAAAATGATTGTAACAAGAAGATTAAGTTTAAGAGATGATAGATATAATCTATTCTTATTTGCTAAAATTTTTGAAAATGGGGAAATAAGTTTAACACAAGATGATTACATGAAAAGAGATATTATATTTAGTGAATTTTTAAAAAAGAATAAAGAACATATAAAAGATGAATATAGAGATGAAATTGAAAAAATAAGAGCAATTTTAAGTACTTCTTTAACTGTTTTATTATTATACTTAATTGCTCAAACAGGAGTAACTGTCACAGATGAGGAAAGTTATAAAGAAATGATCCAAAAATATTCTACATTAGATATAAATAGAGAGGTTGAAATGTTTTATAATCTCTATTTAAAATCAATGATAAAATAA
- a CDS encoding toxin-antitoxin system YwqK family antitoxin yields MKKMKIVVGVILLTLIGCTPLERNETNENLILLPTVPKGEVEEGVSNIGGEFIPQTDIIHTGQNVSLADTGITQIKLNGIDQVSIGNKQIRGGIAYNGNSTTPYTGTFAAVVGVHKHYTEEYKNGKLNGNKTWYSEAGRVGMREPYVDGRKNGVQETYYRNTGNIRSRINYSGGRISGPATWYDNSGKILHQEDFKGGNGEWVAYWDNGKIREKGRLSNGLPNGEWRHYTQKGDVEKITVYRNGSPISQEWLK; encoded by the coding sequence ATGAAAAAAATGAAAATAGTTGTAGGTGTAATATTATTAACTTTAATAGGATGTACTCCTTTAGAAAGAAATGAAACTAATGAAAACCTTATATTACTTCCAACGGTTCCAAAAGGTGAAGTTGAAGAAGGAGTGAGTAATATAGGTGGAGAATTTATACCACAGACGGATATAATTCACACTGGGCAAAATGTATCTTTAGCTGATACTGGGATAACACAGATAAAGTTAAATGGAATAGATCAAGTTAGTATAGGTAATAAGCAAATTAGAGGTGGAATAGCTTATAATGGAAATTCTACAACACCATATACTGGAACTTTTGCTGCAGTTGTAGGTGTGCATAAACATTATACAGAAGAATATAAAAATGGAAAATTAAATGGTAATAAAACATGGTACTCAGAAGCAGGTAGAGTTGGAATGAGAGAACCATATGTGGATGGAAGAAAAAATGGAGTTCAAGAAACTTATTATAGAAATACAGGAAATATTCGTTCTAGAATAAACTATTCAGGTGGAAGAATTTCTGGTCCTGCAACATGGTACGATAACTCAGGAAAAATATTACATCAAGAAGACTTTAAAGGTGGAAATGGTGAATGGGTAGCTTACTGGGACAATGGGAAAATAAGAGAGAAGGGTAGATTATCTAACGGATTACCAAATGGTGAATGGAGACATTATACTCAAAAAGGTGACGTAGAAAAAATAACAGTTTATAGAAATGGATCTCCTATTTCTCAAGAGTGGTTGAAATAA